The SAR324 cluster bacterium genome has a segment encoding these proteins:
- a CDS encoding restriction system-associated AAA family ATPase produces the protein MKLIRLKITDPHGFRSLQPGFEYHFRREWELDRDDEFAPFICAGPNGSGKSNLLELLAAIFFHLDCKGLVNRPDLFEYNEETVPNGYREEIGSPDAFELEFYGKPFADFALATNEHYPRVLITKEIDKGPQYFILNGLKLDPHEPLQSQLVKKILPDFILAYSSGENEILSLSFFKMRFIHFDEYADFSRKNIGYSCPPNGDQPEGRLAFLDQDFSQAILLSNFILGEKSTLIPFAQEIGLEGIHFFRIILRDIQYPSGLGVSSSSTTSPATSKSDGSTGLRSEWPLLEKAAPIVNSLKSCATSFFRDDKDTLYMDFWLDEQCQKAFRAHFESPLKLFQSLQLLLALNLYSVSNQQKLEMYQSNSLYFNETIPVLPSDLRVVRFKDVILKKRGVDSDRIVYCKALSDGENQFLHTLGLCTLYRDNSVLFLLDEPDTHFNPDWRSKFISRLRDCFPTSNSFREMLITTHTPFLISDSKPEKVLVFEKDEETGKVAITRPDYNTLGASINKITMSVFNKRETIGGFAESKLSEMKSRYENGENPENLINEINETLGDSIEKILLIKTMLDIDKGGK, from the coding sequence ATGAAATTGATCCGCTTGAAGATTACCGATCCTCACGGATTCAGAAGTTTGCAACCCGGCTTTGAATATCACTTTCGCAGGGAGTGGGAGCTTGACCGTGATGATGAGTTTGCGCCCTTCATTTGCGCCGGGCCAAATGGAAGCGGAAAGTCAAATCTGCTTGAATTATTAGCGGCAATCTTTTTTCATTTGGATTGCAAAGGATTAGTAAATCGTCCCGATCTATTTGAATACAACGAGGAAACTGTCCCTAATGGTTACCGGGAAGAGATTGGATCACCAGACGCTTTTGAATTGGAGTTTTATGGCAAACCCTTTGCGGACTTTGCTTTAGCAACGAATGAACATTATCCACGGGTTTTAATAACCAAAGAAATCGACAAGGGACCGCAATACTTCATTCTCAATGGACTTAAATTGGATCCTCATGAACCACTTCAAAGTCAATTAGTTAAAAAGATTCTGCCTGATTTTATCCTTGCCTACTCCTCAGGCGAAAATGAAATTCTCAGCCTGTCTTTCTTCAAGATGCGATTTATCCATTTTGATGAATATGCCGATTTCAGCAGAAAAAATATAGGATACTCATGTCCGCCCAATGGGGACCAGCCGGAGGGGCGACTTGCATTTTTGGACCAGGATTTCAGTCAGGCTATACTGTTGAGCAATTTCATTCTTGGTGAGAAATCAACATTAATTCCATTTGCCCAGGAAATAGGCCTTGAGGGAATACACTTTTTTAGAATTATACTTCGGGACATTCAGTATCCTTCAGGGCTAGGGGTATCATCAAGCTCGACCACATCTCCAGCCACCAGCAAATCCGATGGTTCAACAGGGCTTCGTTCTGAATGGCCCCTTCTTGAAAAAGCGGCTCCCATTGTTAACAGCCTGAAAAGCTGTGCTACCTCTTTTTTCCGGGATGATAAGGACACCTTATACATGGATTTTTGGCTGGATGAACAATGCCAGAAAGCCTTCAGAGCTCATTTTGAAAGTCCATTGAAGCTTTTCCAATCACTGCAATTACTTCTGGCACTCAATCTCTATTCGGTTAGCAATCAGCAGAAGCTGGAAATGTACCAATCAAATAGCCTTTATTTCAATGAAACAATTCCCGTTCTTCCTTCTGACCTTCGAGTGGTTCGTTTCAAAGATGTTATTCTGAAAAAACGAGGTGTAGATTCAGACCGCATAGTCTACTGTAAAGCCCTTTCTGATGGTGAAAATCAATTTCTGCACACATTGGGACTTTGCACCCTCTACCGTGATAACAGTGTGCTTTTTTTACTTGATGAACCTGATACTCATTTCAATCCGGATTGGAGATCAAAATTTATCTCCCGCCTTCGAGACTGCTTTCCCACATCCAATAGTTTCAGAGAAATGCTGATTACTACCCATACACCATTTTTAATTTCTGATAGCAAGCCGGAAAAAGTCCTGGTGTTCGAAAAAGATGAAGAGACTGGAAAAGTGGCAATTACTCGACCCGATTACAATACCCTTGGAGCTTCGATAAATAAAATCACAATGAGTGTTTTCAATAAACGGGAAACGATTGGTGGTTTTGCTGAATCAAAACTTAGTGAAATGAAATCCCGATATGAAAATGGTGAAAATCCAGAGAATCTCATTAACGAAATAAATGAAACACTTGGTGACTCTATTGAAAAAATCCTGCTGATTAAAACGATGCTTGATATTGATAAGGGGGGAAAGTAA
- the moaC gene encoding cyclic pyranopterin monophosphate synthase MoaC: MSEFTHLDQNTRHPRMVDISAKQVTHRTAVAEAQVFLGEELFNLLQETGATSKGPVIQTAVIAGIQGAKRTSELIPMCHPLSLSNASVDITLNNLRAVIQVTVKTTGPTGVEMEALTGASVAALTLYDMCKSVSKRIVIESIRLLEKTGGKSGDFKWNELQETHHESPVS; this comes from the coding sequence ATGTCAGAATTCACACATCTTGATCAAAACACTCGTCATCCCCGAATGGTGGATATTTCCGCCAAACAGGTCACGCACCGCACCGCAGTGGCTGAAGCACAGGTTTTTCTGGGCGAAGAGTTGTTCAACCTTCTTCAGGAAACAGGTGCGACATCCAAGGGGCCTGTGATTCAAACCGCCGTGATTGCCGGGATTCAGGGAGCCAAGCGCACTTCTGAGCTGATCCCCATGTGTCATCCTCTTTCGCTGTCAAATGCGTCAGTCGATATTACGCTGAATAATCTTCGTGCGGTGATTCAGGTCACAGTCAAAACGACCGGTCCAACCGGCGTGGAAATGGAAGCCTTGACCGGTGCGTCTGTGGCTGCATTGACACTGTATGACATGTGTAAATCCGTATCGAAACGCATCGTGATTGAATCGATCCGGTTACTTGAAAAAACAGGGGGGAAATCAGGCGATTTTAAATGGAATGAGCTACAGGAAACTCACCATGAGTCTCCGGTGAGTTGA
- a CDS encoding transposase → MLLSSQNRNPIQRRKDYDTQKENYSGKKKRHSKKNLVVVDLDRKVHVLSQTQNGSSHDYQMFKDSNIGNQIPKEIVVAVDSGFTGILKDYPNLRVLIPEKNRKTGN, encoded by the coding sequence ATGCTCCTCTCTTCTCAAAACAGGAATCCCATTCAGAGGCGAAAGGATTATGACACCCAAAAAGAGAACTATTCCGGTAAGAAGAAACGTCATAGTAAAAAAAATCTGGTCGTGGTGGATCTTGACCGAAAAGTACATGTTCTCTCTCAAACACAAAATGGAAGTTCTCATGACTACCAAATGTTTAAGGACTCCAATATTGGGAATCAGATCCCTAAGGAAATAGTTGTCGCGGTTGACTCTGGTTTTACTGGAATTCTTAAAGATTATCCCAATCTTCGTGTGTTGATTCCCGAAAAAAACCGAAAAACGGGGAATTAA
- a CDS encoding N-6 DNA methylase, producing the protein MLQNNPELKSKIDQLWNKFWSGGISNPLTAIEQITYLLFMKRLDELDQKRQADAEWTGEKYASKFEGTWIPPEYRAKSREDDTQKETDKKAEDEKLYEIDKRTLRWSEFKRMHAEEMLQHVQSKVFPYLKDLNGAESNFTHHMKNAVFIIPKPALLVEAVKTIDEIFEVMEKDSKEKGQAFQDIQGDVYEMLLSEIASAGKNGQFRTPRHIIKMIADLVQPRLGHRIADPACGSGGFLLGAYQYIVTQLALNAGSKDLVPDEDGFVRTSVSAGLTEKSQAILNESLYGYDIDSTMVRLGLMNLMMHGIDEPHIDYKDTLSKSFTEESEYDIVMANPPFTGSIDKGDINENLTLSTTKTELLFVENIFRLLKKGGTAGVIVPQGVLFGNGGAFRELRKALLERCDLKAVITMPSGVFKPYAGVSTAVLLFTKVWGPKDKVTKPATEQVWFYEMASDGYSLDDKRSKQDGYGDLVDIVETFKARNAEKDTDRTRKCFMVPYAEIANDENNYDLSLSRYKEDVFEEVEYEKPEVILENLLKEEVGEEFFNRKIHEKHEKGLEGLESGIVKELLELREMIG; encoded by the coding sequence ATGCTGCAAAACAACCCTGAACTGAAAAGCAAGATTGACCAACTCTGGAACAAATTCTGGTCTGGTGGAATATCCAACCCCCTCACTGCCATTGAACAGATCACCTATCTGCTCTTTATGAAGCGACTGGATGAACTGGATCAGAAGAGACAAGCCGATGCCGAATGGACCGGTGAAAAGTACGCTTCCAAATTTGAAGGCACCTGGATTCCACCGGAATATCGTGCAAAATCCCGGGAAGATGACACCCAAAAAGAGACGGATAAAAAAGCTGAAGATGAAAAGCTGTATGAAATTGACAAACGAACTCTGCGTTGGAGCGAGTTCAAGCGAATGCACGCCGAAGAGATGCTACAGCATGTGCAGTCAAAGGTGTTTCCCTATCTGAAAGACCTCAACGGTGCGGAATCCAACTTCACCCACCATATGAAAAATGCCGTCTTTATTATCCCAAAACCAGCACTTTTAGTGGAAGCCGTAAAGACCATTGATGAAATCTTTGAAGTGATGGAGAAGGATTCCAAAGAAAAAGGGCAAGCCTTTCAGGATATTCAGGGGGATGTGTATGAAATGCTTCTCTCGGAAATTGCCAGTGCCGGTAAAAACGGGCAGTTCAGAACACCACGTCATATTATCAAAATGATTGCCGATCTGGTACAGCCGCGACTTGGACACCGTATTGCTGACCCTGCCTGCGGTTCGGGGGGATTTCTTCTTGGAGCCTATCAGTACATTGTAACGCAATTGGCCCTCAACGCTGGAAGCAAAGACCTTGTTCCCGATGAGGACGGTTTTGTTCGTACCTCTGTTTCCGCAGGACTTACCGAAAAGTCGCAGGCGATTCTTAACGAATCTCTTTATGGCTACGACATTGACAGCACCATGGTTCGCCTCGGGCTGATGAACCTGATGATGCATGGGATTGACGAACCCCATATTGATTATAAAGACACCCTCAGCAAGAGTTTTACCGAAGAATCCGAATACGATATTGTCATGGCAAATCCGCCCTTCACCGGCAGTATCGACAAGGGTGACATTAATGAAAATCTCACACTCTCGACCACTAAAACAGAGCTTCTTTTTGTGGAGAATATTTTCCGGCTGCTGAAAAAAGGGGGAACTGCCGGGGTGATTGTGCCTCAGGGAGTTTTATTTGGAAATGGCGGAGCCTTCAGGGAATTGCGTAAAGCACTGTTGGAACGGTGTGATCTGAAAGCGGTAATTACCATGCCGAGCGGTGTCTTTAAACCCTACGCCGGAGTGAGTACGGCGGTGCTGCTCTTTACCAAGGTGTGGGGTCCAAAAGACAAAGTGACAAAACCGGCCACGGAACAGGTCTGGTTTTATGAAATGGCTTCCGATGGTTATTCGCTGGATGACAAGCGGAGTAAGCAGGACGGTTATGGGGATCTGGTTGATATTGTGGAGACGTTCAAAGCTCGTAATGCAGAGAAGGACACCGACCGTACCCGGAAATGCTTTATGGTACCCTATGCGGAAATTGCCAATGATGAAAATAACTATGATCTTTCTTTAAGCCGTTACAAAGAGGATGTTTTTGAAGAAGTCGAGTATGAAAAGCCGGAAGTGATTCTGGAAAATCTTTTGAAGGAAGAAGTAGGTGAAGAGTTTTTTAACCGCAAAATACACGAAAAGCACGAAAAGGGTTTAGAAGGGTTAGAAAGCGGGATTGTGAAGGAGTTGCTGGAATTGCGGGAGATGATCGGATGA
- a CDS encoding HNH endonuclease, producing the protein MQRNLSGQKRILAVWHRQHGTCTVCSRLLTEREEFEVHHILPRSQGGTNLSSNVALLHSICHNQVSPFIKRGFVG; encoded by the coding sequence ATTCAGAGAAATCTTTCTGGACAAAAGCGAATCCTGGCTGTTTGGCACCGTCAACATGGAACATGTACGGTCTGTTCAAGACTTCTGACTGAAAGAGAGGAATTTGAAGTCCATCATATTCTTCCCCGATCTCAAGGAGGAACGAACCTGTCATCCAATGTGGCGCTGCTCCATTCTATTTGTCACAACCAGGTATCACCCTTTATCAAACGTGGTTTTGTCGGCTGA
- a CDS encoding DEAD/DEAH box helicase family protein, producing the protein MSETEALTRIKRIDKQLELSGWNVKDPTQVVKEYDIHVGVASGVAEPGTPYQGHQFSDYVLLGKDAKPLAVVEAKKSSKDAAIGREQAKQYCYNIQREIGGELPFCFYTNGLETYFWDLENYPPRKAVGFPTRDDLERYSYIRRNRKALTQELINTDIAGRDYQIRAIRAVLEGIEQKKRDFLLVMATGTGKTRTCIALVDALMRSGHAEKILFLVDRIALREQALSAFKEHLPNEPRWPNVGEKLLAKDRRIYISTYPTMLNIIRDESQNLSSHFFDFIVIDESHRSIYNTYGEVLDYFKTITLGLTATPTDIIDHNTFNLFHCEDGLPSFAYTYEEAVNNIPPYLSSFQVMKIQTRFQMDGINKRTISLEDQKKMILDGKDIEEINFEGTQLEKQVISTGTNTLIVKEFMEESIKDPNGVLPGKTIFFCSSIAHARRMEEIFDKLYPEYKGELAKVLVSDDPRVYGKGGLLDQFTNNDMPRIAISVDMLDTGIDVREIVNLVFAKPVYSYTKFWQMIGRGTRLLEAKKAKPWCTQKDFFLIIDCWDNFEYFKLQPKGKELKPQIPLPVKLAGFRIDKIEAARDQGLDEVVFAEVAKLRKQIASLPKNSVVIKEAAKALHSIEDDNFWITLTHEKMEFLRNEIKPLFRTVSDADFKAMRFERDILEVSLAKIKEEKTLFDTLKEGVVELISELPLTVSFVNKEEELIRAAQTNRYWSKISESDFDELIEKLAPLMKFRESDAGTVGPITLNFRDELHKKEMVEFGPQNEAVSITRYREMVEELIASLTEENPILKKIRDGEEISPDEAENLAKLLIEEHPHITELLLQKVYKNRKARFIQFIRHILGIEILKSFPDTVQEAFDRFIQQHSNLNSRQLEFLNLLKNFIVEREKVEKKDLINAPFTVIHPQGIRGVFSPAEINEILQLTERLAA; encoded by the coding sequence ATGTCTGAAACGGAAGCATTAACCAGAATTAAACGAATTGACAAGCAACTGGAACTCTCCGGTTGGAATGTTAAAGACCCTACTCAGGTCGTAAAAGAATACGATATTCATGTTGGGGTGGCTTCTGGTGTCGCGGAACCAGGAACTCCTTATCAAGGACATCAATTCTCAGACTATGTTCTTTTAGGGAAAGACGCAAAGCCCTTGGCTGTTGTTGAAGCCAAGAAATCCAGTAAAGATGCCGCAATCGGTAGAGAACAGGCGAAACAATATTGCTACAATATCCAAAGAGAGATCGGTGGGGAACTTCCATTCTGCTTTTATACCAATGGGCTGGAAACCTATTTCTGGGATTTGGAAAACTACCCCCCACGGAAAGCAGTGGGCTTTCCCACTCGTGATGATCTGGAAAGATACAGTTACATACGGAGAAATCGCAAAGCACTTACTCAGGAATTGATCAATACCGATATCGCAGGTCGTGATTACCAGATTCGGGCAATCCGTGCCGTTCTTGAAGGAATTGAACAGAAAAAACGCGATTTTCTGCTGGTAATGGCAACAGGTACAGGTAAGACTCGAACTTGTATTGCTCTGGTTGACGCTCTGATGCGTTCTGGTCATGCCGAAAAGATTCTTTTTCTTGTGGATCGAATCGCTTTGCGTGAGCAGGCACTTTCTGCATTTAAAGAACATCTTCCTAATGAACCTCGTTGGCCAAATGTCGGGGAAAAGCTGCTGGCAAAAGACCGCAGGATTTATATCTCAACCTATCCCACGATGCTCAATATTATTCGGGATGAATCACAAAATCTTTCATCCCACTTTTTTGATTTCATTGTAATCGATGAAAGTCATCGATCCATTTATAATACCTATGGTGAAGTGCTGGACTATTTTAAAACCATAACCCTGGGACTCACGGCAACCCCCACCGATATCATTGACCACAACACCTTTAATTTATTTCACTGCGAAGATGGCCTCCCCAGTTTTGCCTACACCTACGAAGAAGCCGTTAATAATATTCCACCCTATCTGAGCAGTTTTCAGGTAATGAAAATCCAGACCCGTTTTCAGATGGATGGGATCAATAAGAGAACCATATCTCTGGAAGACCAGAAAAAAATGATTCTGGATGGAAAGGATATTGAAGAGATTAACTTTGAAGGCACTCAACTGGAAAAGCAGGTAATCAGCACCGGTACGAATACACTGATTGTCAAAGAATTTATGGAAGAGTCCATCAAAGATCCTAATGGGGTTTTACCGGGAAAAACCATCTTCTTCTGTTCATCAATAGCCCATGCTCGTCGAATGGAAGAAATCTTTGACAAGCTCTATCCCGAATACAAAGGCGAACTGGCTAAAGTTCTTGTCTCCGATGATCCCCGTGTCTATGGCAAAGGCGGTTTGCTGGATCAGTTTACCAATAACGATATGCCCCGCATTGCGATCAGTGTGGATATGCTGGATACAGGAATTGATGTCCGTGAGATCGTCAATCTGGTGTTTGCGAAACCGGTGTACTCTTACACTAAATTCTGGCAGATGATTGGCCGTGGTACTCGCTTGCTGGAAGCCAAAAAAGCAAAACCCTGGTGTACTCAGAAAGATTTTTTCCTGATCATTGACTGCTGGGATAATTTTGAATACTTCAAGCTCCAGCCCAAAGGGAAAGAACTCAAACCACAAATCCCATTGCCGGTAAAACTGGCAGGGTTCCGCATTGATAAAATAGAAGCAGCCCGGGATCAAGGACTTGATGAGGTTGTTTTTGCTGAGGTGGCTAAGCTTAGAAAACAGATTGCCTCTTTACCGAAAAACTCTGTAGTGATCAAAGAAGCGGCCAAAGCACTTCATTCTATTGAGGATGACAATTTCTGGATTACCCTCACTCATGAAAAAATGGAATTTCTACGCAATGAAATCAAACCGCTTTTCCGTACTGTTTCTGACGCCGATTTTAAGGCAATGCGTTTTGAAAGAGATATTCTGGAAGTTTCTCTGGCAAAAATCAAAGAGGAAAAGACTCTATTCGACACCCTGAAGGAAGGAGTTGTCGAACTGATCAGCGAATTGCCACTGACCGTCTCTTTTGTAAATAAAGAGGAAGAACTGATTCGGGCCGCTCAGACAAACCGCTACTGGTCAAAGATCAGCGAATCCGATTTTGATGAGCTGATAGAAAAGCTTGCCCCCTTAATGAAATTCCGTGAAAGCGATGCTGGAACAGTCGGGCCGATCACACTTAATTTTAGAGATGAACTCCATAAAAAAGAGATGGTGGAGTTTGGCCCCCAAAATGAAGCGGTGAGTATTACCCGATACAGGGAAATGGTGGAAGAACTCATTGCCAGTTTAACGGAAGAGAATCCAATTCTTAAAAAGATTCGCGATGGCGAAGAAATTTCTCCCGACGAAGCAGAGAATCTGGCAAAGCTCTTGATCGAAGAACATCCACATATAACGGAGCTATTGCTGCAGAAAGTTTACAAAAATCGCAAAGCCCGCTTTATTCAGTTTATCCGCCATATTCTTGGCATTGAAATCCTCAAAAGCTTTCCCGATACCGTACAGGAAGCATTTGATCGATTCATACAACAGCACAGCAATCTCAACAGCAGACAGCTTGAGTTTTTGAATCTGCTGAAAAACTTTATCGTGGAGCGTGAAAAGGTAGAGAAAAAAGATCTGATCAACGCACCATTTACGGTCATTCACCCGCAGGGAATACGAGGTGTTTTCTCACCTGCGGAAATAAACGAAATATTACAACTCACTGAAAGACTTGCCGCGTAA
- a CDS encoding restriction endonuclease subunit S, which translates to MKSNYKIEPLGEHVKQFSLRNKDEADIEVYSVTNSAGFTLSTDYFSKEVFSKDVSNYKIVSRDQFAYNPSRINVGSIDYLRNKDKVLVSPLYIIFETDSKLSEDYLLRFLKSDWGNIQIRANTEGAVRDSLKFKGLEKIQIPLPPIDDQKRIAHLLGKVEGMIARRKQHLQQLDELLKSVFLEMFGDHFTQGNYKSFGEYIDVLTDYHANGSYEILRDHVELQTTPDFALMVRTTDLENKNFVDGCNYITEKAYEFLSKSKVYGGEIIINKIGSAGRVYLMPFLNRPVSLGMNAFLLRFNNKLNNIYMYYLLTSDFGTNAIQKHVKGAVTKTITKNAIRSIKIPVPPITLQNQFASIVSKVESLKSRYQSSLSNLENLYGALSQKAFKGELDLGRVPLPVVEEAEKPEDVPVLPFDEGLSETMKKTLADLNKFNNSSASLRALQEAMAINLDSPTMKAAQMLAEQARLWKNPLDELKNMSSVSRAMAELAKLSTLPQMTVEQLEAFRSTSRLAQQLAASLPKIDMRFIEQQKKLLENASRPFMEMQKTLANLNLSHTTLSGTLDDSEAVARRFQAAIPDFSSWQQQYRTPENIDTDEEDEEPKHIFTRYDITDILTDKTGLSFEELSKKLSELERIDLSSYERIRSILFEMLREEVLTQQFDAESQSLQLRLTK; encoded by the coding sequence ATGAAATCTAATTATAAAATTGAACCGCTTGGAGAACATGTTAAACAATTTAGCCTTCGTAATAAAGATGAAGCTGATATTGAAGTTTACTCAGTAACAAACTCTGCCGGCTTCACTCTATCGACTGACTACTTTAGTAAAGAGGTTTTCAGCAAAGATGTGTCAAATTACAAGATAGTTTCCCGAGATCAATTCGCTTATAATCCATCTCGTATCAATGTTGGATCAATAGATTATTTACGCAATAAAGATAAAGTTCTAGTAAGCCCTCTTTACATTATATTCGAAACCGACTCCAAATTAAGTGAAGACTATTTACTTCGTTTTCTAAAGAGCGATTGGGGAAATATTCAGATACGTGCAAATACGGAAGGTGCGGTTCGTGATTCGCTCAAGTTTAAAGGGCTGGAAAAAATCCAAATCCCCCTCCCGCCCATCGACGACCAAAAACGCATTGCCCATCTTCTGGGCAAAGTGGAAGGGATGATCGCCCGGCGTAAACAACACCTGCAGCAGTTGGATGAGTTGCTGAAAAGTGTGTTTCTGGAGATGTTCGGGGATCATTTTACCCAAGGAAACTATAAGTCTTTTGGAGAATACATTGATGTCCTAACTGATTATCATGCAAATGGTAGTTATGAAATTTTAAGAGATCATGTTGAACTACAAACGACACCTGATTTTGCTTTAATGGTTAGAACTACAGACTTAGAAAATAAAAATTTCGTGGACGGTTGTAATTATATAACAGAAAAAGCTTATGAATTTCTTTCGAAATCAAAGGTTTATGGAGGTGAAATAATCATCAATAAAATTGGTAGTGCGGGTCGAGTATATCTAATGCCATTTTTGAATAGACCAGTTTCATTAGGCATGAATGCATTTCTTCTTAGGTTTAACAATAAACTCAATAACATCTATATGTATTATTTGTTAACATCTGATTTTGGAACTAATGCTATACAGAAACATGTAAAAGGTGCTGTCACAAAAACAATTACTAAGAATGCAATTAGAAGCATAAAGATTCCTGTGCCACCCATAACTCTACAAAACCAATTCGCCTCTATCGTCTCAAAAGTCGAATCCCTGAAATCCCGCTATCAATCCAGCCTTTCCAATCTGGAAAATCTCTATGGTGCTCTCAGCCAGAAGGCGTTTAAGGGGGAGCTGGATTTGGGAAGGGTTCCGTTGCCGGTGGTGGAAGAAGCGGAGAAACCTGAGGATGTTCCAGTGCTCCCTTTTGATGAAGGTCTGTCAGAAACAATGAAGAAAACACTGGCAGACCTGAATAAATTCAACAATAGCAGTGCTTCACTTAGGGCTTTGCAAGAAGCAATGGCAATCAATCTTGATAGCCCTACAATGAAAGCGGCTCAAATGCTGGCAGAACAGGCCCGGCTCTGGAAAAACCCGCTGGATGAATTGAAGAATATGTCGTCCGTTTCCCGTGCAATGGCAGAACTTGCGAAACTTTCAACTCTTCCACAAATGACAGTGGAACAGTTGGAGGCTTTCCGAAGTACCAGTAGACTGGCACAGCAACTTGCGGCATCTCTTCCCAAAATCGATATGAGATTCATAGAACAACAAAAAAAGCTCCTGGAAAACGCCTCACGCCCTTTTATGGAAATGCAGAAGACTCTGGCAAATCTTAATCTTTCTCATACAACCCTTTCCGGAACACTGGATGATTCCGAAGCTGTAGCTCGCCGCTTTCAGGCCGCTATTCCCGATTTTTCAAGTTGGCAGCAACAGTATCGTACACCAGAGAATATTGATACAGACGAAGAGGATGAAGAGCCAAAGCATATTTTTACCCGTTATGATATTACCGATATATTGACAGACAAAACAGGGCTCTCTTTTGAAGAACTGTCAAAGAAACTATCAGAACTGGAAAGAATCGATCTTTCATCTTATGAACGAATCAGAAGTATTCTTTTTGAAATGCTGCGAGAAGAGGTTTTGACGCAGCAATTTGACGCAGAAAGCCAATCACTTCAGTTGAGGCTGACAAAATGA
- a CDS encoding DUF1016 family protein encodes MSNQNNKNISIDNTLFDRVVSILEQARGNVVRAVNTNMVTAYWLIGREIVQEIQGGEDRAEYGKQRIESLSAKLQQRYKKGFSTSNLWYFRQFFLTYENRIQIPHPAGGESTLEILHQSGGESPKHYPSDSAFDPSSSILSRTGRELINGFSPQLSWSHYRALMRVDNMEARDFYEREAIECGWSKMQLERQIHSFYYDRIIANQGKKGLLPQSRERLSGERIDPASIIKSPLVLEFLGLPDPPILHESKLEQAIIDNLQSFLLELGNGFSFVARQKHIRFDDEDFYIDLVFYNYILKCFLLIDLKMGKLKHADIGQMDGYVRLYEDQFKIPGDNPTIGLILCSDKSEAVAKYSILNENKQIFASRYMLYLPTEEQLQNEIERERRMIEEVMSERKEIGGEE; translated from the coding sequence ATGAGTAACCAGAATAATAAAAATATCTCAATTGACAACACTCTCTTTGACCGGGTTGTGTCCATTCTCGAACAAGCCCGTGGCAATGTTGTTCGTGCCGTCAATACCAATATGGTTACGGCTTATTGGTTGATTGGCCGGGAGATTGTACAGGAAATTCAGGGTGGTGAAGACCGAGCGGAATATGGAAAACAGCGAATAGAATCACTCTCGGCAAAACTCCAGCAAAGGTATAAAAAGGGGTTTTCCACTTCGAATTTATGGTATTTCAGACAATTTTTTCTCACTTATGAGAATAGAATACAGATTCCCCACCCGGCTGGTGGAGAAAGTACCCTTGAAATTCTCCACCAATCGGGTGGAGAATCACCAAAACACTACCCGTCGGATAGTGCATTCGATCCATCCAGTTCAATTCTCTCCCGGACGGGGAGAGAATTGATAAACGGTTTCAGTCCCCAGCTCTCCTGGTCACACTACCGTGCCCTGATGCGGGTGGACAACATGGAGGCCCGCGACTTCTACGAACGCGAAGCCATCGAATGCGGCTGGAGCAAAATGCAGCTCGAACGCCAAATCCACAGTTTTTACTATGATCGGATTATCGCCAACCAGGGAAAAAAAGGTCTGCTGCCACAAAGCCGGGAACGGCTGTCAGGTGAACGCATTGACCCTGCATCCATCATCAAATCACCGCTCGTACTGGAGTTTTTAGGTCTGCCCGATCCACCGATACTGCACGAAAGCAAACTGGAGCAGGCGATTATTGATAACCTGCAAAGTTTCCTGCTGGAATTGGGTAATGGGTTTTCGTTCGTCGCTCGTCAAAAGCATATCCGTTTTGATGACGAGGATTTTTATATCGATCTCGTCTTCTATAACTACATCCTCAAGTGCTTTCTGCTGATCGACCTCAAAATGGGAAAACTCAAGCATGCCGATATCGGACAAATGGATGGCTATGTCCGGCTCTACGAAGATCAGTTTAAAATTCCCGGCGACAATCCAACCATTGGACTGATCCTCTGCTCCGATAAATCTGAAGCCGTTGCCAAATATTCAATCCTGAACGAAAACAAGCAAATCTTCGCCTCCAGGTATATGCTCTATTTGCCTACTGAAGAACAGTTGCAAAATGAGATTGAACGGGAGCGTCGGATGATTGAGGAAGTGATGAGTGAGAGAAAAGAGATTGGGGGTGAGGAATGA